The genomic stretch ACTTGTGATGCAAAAGGTTCAAAACTGTAAACCGTAAACCGTGAACTGGAAACTTGATTATGCGCATCATCTCCGGCAGCGCGAAGGGACACAAGATCCTGTGTCCGAAAGGGAAAGGGACGCGGCCAACCGGCGATCGTGTCCGTGAAGCGGTCTTTTCGATCCTGGGCGAGAGGGTTGTCGGCGCCCGGGTCCTTGATCTGTACAGTGGGACGGGCGCCATGGGCCTCGAGGCGCTCAGCAGGGGTGCGGATGAGGCCGTGTTCGTGGAAAGGGATCCCCGGGCGCTCAAGTACCTGACCGCCAACATCGAGTCCTGCGGCCTCAAGATCAGGTCCAGGGTGGTCGCGAGGGCTGTCCTGCCGTTCCTGAAGACGGCCGATCTCGGCAGCGGTTTCGACATTGTTTTCGCCGATCCGCCCTACAGCGGCAGCGAGGGGAGTTTGACCTTGTCGGCCTTATCCAAACGTGCTAAATCCCTCCAAAGAAGCCTCGTGGTGCTGGAGCACTCTCCGGGTAACGCTCCCGGGACAGCACCTGACGACATGGAACCTGTGGACACGAGAAGATACGGGAACGTTTGTTTGGCTTTTTACACCTTCCGCGATCCGGAAGCCTGTTGAAGAACCCCGCAAGGCTCCGGATCCCGGTAAATTAATCGCAGAGCCTTCGAGTACTCCACCACGCTGCCAGAGGGACCCGAATGAAAACCATCGCCATCTACC from bacterium encodes the following:
- the rsmD gene encoding 16S rRNA (guanine(966)-N(2))-methyltransferase RsmD; amino-acid sequence: MRIISGSAKGHKILCPKGKGTRPTGDRVREAVFSILGERVVGARVLDLYSGTGAMGLEALSRGADEAVFVERDPRALKYLTANIESCGLKIRSRVVARAVLPFLKTADLGSGFDIVFADPPYSGSEGSLTLSALSKRAKSLQRSLVVLEHSPGNAPGTAPDDMEPVDTRRYGNVCLAFYTFRDPEAC